GTCGGCTTTGTCCGCCTGGACGGCGAGGCTTAAAACCCAGGGCTGACCAGCCTTTTTTCCGAAAGGGAGCGCCGTGCCGGATTCCGCCGCCAAACGGCTTGAAAAACTTCGAGAGCAAATCCGCAAGCACGAGCGGCTCTATTATGTGGAGGACGCCCCGGAGATTTCGGACTCCCAGTTCGACACGCTCATGCGGGAACTTCTGGATTTGGAGGCGGCCCATCCCCATCTGGTCACGGCCGATTCACCTTCGCAAAGGGTTGGCGGCGCCCCCGCCGATGAGTTGAAACCAGTAGCCCACAACCCCAACGCCCCCATGCTTTCGCTGGACAACGCTTATAGCCTGGAAGAGCTGGAGGATTTTCATAAACGCGTCATCAAGAACCTGGGCTCCGAAATTTTCAAATACACCGCCGAGCCGAAGATAGACGGGCTTGGTGTGTCGCTGGTTTATGAGAACGGCGTTTTAACCTTGGGCGCAACCAGGGGCGATGGAGTTACCGGCGAAGATGTGACGGCAAACCTGAAAACCGTGCGGTCTGTGCCATTGAAAGTAAATCCTCCCAAGGGGATGGGGCGGTTCGAGGCGCGGGGCGAGGTATATTTGCCCAGGGACGCTTTCGAGACGGTTAACGACCAGAGGGAAGCCGAAGGTTTACCGCTATTCGCCAATCCCCGCAATTGCGCCGCCGGGTCTTTGCGCCAGCTGGATCCCAAGATAACCGCCTCGCGGGGGCTGGAGTTTTTGGCCTACGCCCTCATAGCCACCGATGCGGCGGGACGCCCCATAACCGTGGTGGACTCCCATCACGCGGCCATGGATCTGCTAAAATCGCTGGGTTTTAAAACCTCCGGCGCCACGCTGTTGCAGGGTTTGCCCGAAGTGGCGGAATATATCGAGACCTTCGATAAAAAGCGGGACACCCTCGGTTATGACGTGGACGGGGTGGTGGTGAAGGTGGACTCTTACCGGCTCCAGGCCGAGCTTGGCGCCACCTCCAAATTCCCCCGGTGGGCCATAGCCTATAAATACCCCGCCCGGCAAGCCACCACCAGAGTACTCAACATCACGGTACAGGTGGGCAGGACCGGGGCGTTAACCCCCGTGGCGGAGCTTGAGCCGGTGGAGATTTCCGGAAGCGTGGTGGCCCGGGCCACCCTTCACAACGAAGACGAGATCCGCAGGAAAGACATCCGCATTGGCGACTGGGTTTTCGTGGAGAAAGGGGGCGAGGTAATCCCCAAGGTTGTGAAGGTTGTGGAGTCCCGCCGCACGGGGGAAGAGATAATTTTCCAGATGCCCCCCCATTGCCCCGCCTGCGGCTCGGCGGTGTTCCGGCCCGAGGGGGAGGTTGTGGCCCGGTGCGCTGGCTCCTCTTGCCCGGCCCAGTTGAAAGAGCGCCTGCGTCATTTCGCATCCCGCGGGGCCATGGACATAGAGCATGTGGGCCCGGCGCTGATAGACCAGTTGCTGGAAAAAACCCTGGTCCATGACGCGGCGGACATTTATTACCTGACGATGGAAAACCTGATGGGGCTGGAGCGGATGGCGGAAAAATCGGCGGGCAACGCGCTTTCGGCCATCGAGGAGAGCAAATCGCGCCCGTTAAGCAGGCTGATATTCGCCCTGGGCATCCGTTACGTTGGAGCCCGCGGGGCGAAGATATTATCGAAGAATTTTCAATCGCTGGACGACATCCTCTTGGCTTCGGTGGAACAGTTGACGGCCATCCCCGAAATTGGCCCCAGGGTGGCCGAGAGCGTTCATGTGTTCGCGGGGCAGACGGCCAATAAAAAATTGGTCGAGAAGCTAAAAAAAGCAGGAGTGAACATTAAGGGGGAACGGCAAGCCGGGGGACGCGGGCTGGCCGGAAAACAGTTCGTGCTTACAGGGGGTCTGGAAGGCATGACCCGCAACGAGGCCAAGGAGCGTGTGGAAACCATGGGGGGCCGGGTGACCTCCACCGTCAGCAAGAAGACCGATTACGTGGTGGAAGGG
This DNA window, taken from Nitrospinota bacterium, encodes the following:
- the ligA gene encoding NAD-dependent DNA ligase LigA is translated as MPDSAAKRLEKLREQIRKHERLYYVEDAPEISDSQFDTLMRELLDLEAAHPHLVTADSPSQRVGGAPADELKPVAHNPNAPMLSLDNAYSLEELEDFHKRVIKNLGSEIFKYTAEPKIDGLGVSLVYENGVLTLGATRGDGVTGEDVTANLKTVRSVPLKVNPPKGMGRFEARGEVYLPRDAFETVNDQREAEGLPLFANPRNCAAGSLRQLDPKITASRGLEFLAYALIATDAAGRPITVVDSHHAAMDLLKSLGFKTSGATLLQGLPEVAEYIETFDKKRDTLGYDVDGVVVKVDSYRLQAELGATSKFPRWAIAYKYPARQATTRVLNITVQVGRTGALTPVAELEPVEISGSVVARATLHNEDEIRRKDIRIGDWVFVEKGGEVIPKVVKVVESRRTGEEIIFQMPPHCPACGSAVFRPEGEVVARCAGSSCPAQLKERLRHFASRGAMDIEHVGPALIDQLLEKTLVHDAADIYYLTMENLMGLERMAEKSAGNALSAIEESKSRPLSRLIFALGIRYVGARGAKILSKNFQSLDDILLASVEQLTAIPEIGPRVAESVHVFAGQTANKKLVEKLKKAGVNIKGERQAGGRGLAGKQFVLTGGLEGMTRNEAKERVETMGGRVTSTVSKKTDYVVEGAEAGSKAEKARELGLKIISEKEFVKLLEDAAKEGKGQQNLF